A single Carnobacterium alterfunditum DSM 5972 DNA region contains:
- the ribD gene encoding bifunctional diaminohydroxyphosphoribosylaminopyrimidine deaminase/5-amino-6-(5-phosphoribosylamino)uracil reductase RibD has protein sequence MRMALDLAKKGKGWTAPNPLVGAVIVKAGRIIGQGYHEKYGQPHAEVNAIASAKEDVSGATLYVTLEPCSHFGKTPPCSDLLIDKKIKRVVVGTLDPNPLVAGKGIERLRKNGIEVVSGLLEEESQRLNEIFIKYIVTKEPFVVMKNAMSLDGKIATVTGESQWISGEKARKQVHCLRHELSGIMVGVETVIKDDPQLTARIPNSNNPIRIVVDSQLRIPIASTILTDQDKAKTIIATTKRADREKLATLKQMGIEVIMTKEKSGRVNLRELMRTLGAMGIDSILLEGGATLNFSALEENIVDKIQTYIAPKIIGGKNAKTAVEGAGILSLKNAFQINRLTAVMVGEDLFLEGYMDK, from the coding sequence ATGAGAATGGCACTGGACCTAGCCAAAAAAGGCAAAGGCTGGACAGCCCCGAATCCCTTAGTTGGAGCTGTGATCGTGAAAGCTGGACGAATTATCGGACAAGGCTATCACGAAAAATATGGACAGCCCCATGCGGAAGTAAATGCTATCGCATCAGCAAAAGAAGATGTGAGCGGAGCAACGCTATATGTCACACTAGAACCTTGTTCCCATTTTGGGAAGACGCCTCCCTGTTCAGACTTACTGATAGATAAGAAAATTAAGCGGGTAGTCGTGGGAACACTCGATCCAAATCCGCTAGTTGCTGGAAAAGGAATTGAAAGGCTTCGTAAGAATGGGATTGAGGTAGTCTCAGGTCTTTTAGAAGAAGAGAGCCAACGATTGAACGAGATTTTTATAAAATACATTGTCACTAAAGAACCTTTTGTCGTTATGAAAAATGCGATGTCCTTAGATGGTAAAATTGCCACGGTGACTGGCGAATCGCAATGGATCTCTGGTGAAAAAGCTAGAAAACAAGTACATTGCCTACGACATGAATTGTCTGGAATCATGGTAGGAGTAGAAACAGTTATTAAAGATGATCCGCAATTAACTGCTAGAATTCCAAACAGCAATAATCCTATTAGAATCGTTGTGGATAGTCAGCTAAGGATCCCGATTGCTTCAACCATATTGACGGATCAAGATAAAGCTAAAACAATTATCGCCACTACTAAAAGAGCAGACAGAGAAAAATTAGCGACCTTAAAGCAAATGGGTATTGAAGTCATCATGACCAAAGAGAAGTCTGGGAGAGTAAATTTACGAGAATTAATGAGAACATTAGGAGCTATGGGTATCGATAGTATTTTGTTGGAAGGTGGAGCTACCTTGAACTTTTCGGCTTTGGAAGAAAATATTGTGGACAAAATACAGACCTATATTGCACCAAAAATCATCGGAGGAAAAAATGCTAAAACGGCTGTTGAAGGAGCAGGTATCCTATCATTAAAAAATGCTTTCCAAATCAATCGGTTGACGGCTGTGATGGTCGGAGAGGATCTGTTTTTGGAAGGATATATGGATAAGTAA
- a CDS encoding riboflavin synthase, translating into MFTGIIEEMGIIKSIKQAEKSSVLRIKGQKVLQGTHVGDSISTNGICLTVTKIEKDFFEADVMSESLKRTNIGELAPGSYVNLERALSLATRLGGHMVSGHIDGTGQIREFRRDGNAVWITVETSPELLRYIIEKGSIAIDGVSLTVVTVDDQSFQVSVIPHTGEETVLLQKQPGSTVNLECDMIGKYVEKLLGIDSKERVQESQVTEGFLKENGFF; encoded by the coding sequence ATGTTTACTGGAATTATTGAAGAAATGGGAATCATTAAATCAATCAAACAAGCTGAAAAGTCCTCAGTTCTTAGAATTAAAGGTCAAAAAGTGTTGCAAGGAACGCATGTCGGAGACAGCATCTCGACAAACGGTATTTGTTTGACAGTGACAAAAATAGAAAAAGATTTTTTTGAGGCGGATGTCATGTCCGAATCCTTGAAAAGGACTAACATAGGCGAATTAGCTCCTGGAAGTTACGTCAATCTGGAACGGGCATTGAGTTTGGCAACTCGGCTTGGCGGACATATGGTTAGTGGTCACATCGACGGGACAGGTCAGATAAGAGAATTTAGACGTGATGGCAATGCTGTTTGGATCACGGTTGAAACAAGTCCTGAATTGTTACGGTACATTATTGAAAAAGGCTCCATAGCTATTGATGGTGTAAGCTTGACGGTCGTGACGGTGGATGACCAGTCTTTCCAAGTCTCTGTGATTCCGCATACAGGAGAGGAAACAGTTTTGCTGCAGAAGCAGCCTGGTAGCACCGTCAATCTTGAATGCGATATGATCGGAAAGTATGTCGAAAAATTATTAGGAATAGATTCGAAAGAGCGCGTTCAAGAGAGTCAAGTAACGGAAGGCTTTTTAAAAGAAAATGGGTTCTTTTAG
- a CDS encoding bifunctional 3,4-dihydroxy-2-butanone-4-phosphate synthase/GTP cyclohydrolase II, translating to MFNTIEELLADLRAGKNILLVDDEDRENEGDIICAAEFATTANVNFMASYAKGLICMPIAKSYTKKLGLSQMSLDSTDNHGTAFTISVDHVETTTGISAVERSLTAMRLVSDDAKPEDFRRPGHMFPLEAVDGGVLVRNGHTEATVDLMRLAGLQPAGLCCEIMSEDGTMARRNELLDLAKEHQLKIGTIADLVEYRKTKEQIIFRQSKALLPTKYGDFEIYSYEHAITGEHHVALVMGDVSDGEPVLCRIHSECLTGDVFGSKKCDCGQQLDAAMKHIADEGRGALVYMRQEGRGIGLVNKIRAYALQDQGYDTIEANLALGFPADMREYYESKQIFDDLGVSQLRLMTNNPLKVESMKKYGLDIVERVSLQMEAYKEDEAYLKTKQEKMKHYLNY from the coding sequence ATGTTTAATACAATTGAAGAATTACTTGCCGATTTGAGAGCTGGAAAAAATATATTACTGGTAGATGATGAAGATAGAGAAAACGAAGGAGACATTATCTGTGCTGCTGAGTTTGCTACGACAGCTAATGTGAACTTTATGGCTAGTTATGCTAAAGGTCTCATCTGTATGCCCATAGCCAAAAGCTATACTAAAAAGTTAGGCTTGTCACAAATGAGTCTGGATAGTACAGATAACCATGGAACAGCTTTTACTATTTCAGTAGATCATGTAGAGACCACAACTGGGATTTCGGCTGTGGAACGATCATTGACAGCTATGAGATTGGTTTCCGATGATGCAAAACCGGAAGATTTTAGAAGACCAGGGCATATGTTCCCGTTAGAAGCTGTTGACGGAGGTGTATTGGTCCGGAATGGACATACAGAAGCAACGGTCGACTTGATGCGTTTAGCAGGGTTACAACCTGCTGGGTTATGTTGTGAGATCATGAGTGAAGATGGAACAATGGCAAGGAGAAATGAGTTGTTGGATTTGGCCAAAGAGCATCAGTTGAAAATCGGTACAATTGCCGACTTGGTTGAGTATCGTAAAACCAAAGAACAGATTATTTTCCGTCAATCTAAAGCACTATTGCCCACCAAATACGGCGATTTTGAAATTTACAGCTATGAACATGCAATTACGGGTGAACACCATGTTGCTTTGGTCATGGGTGATGTCAGCGATGGGGAGCCGGTACTTTGCCGTATCCATTCAGAATGCTTAACAGGTGATGTGTTTGGTTCTAAAAAATGCGACTGTGGTCAACAGTTGGATGCAGCAATGAAACACATTGCTGATGAAGGCCGTGGTGCTTTGGTGTATATGCGACAAGAGGGTCGTGGTATCGGATTGGTCAATAAAATAAGAGCATATGCACTTCAAGATCAAGGATACGATACAATCGAAGCGAACTTGGCGCTAGGTTTCCCGGCTGACATGCGAGAATACTATGAAAGTAAACAAATTTTTGATGACTTGGGTGTTTCTCAACTGCGTCTGATGACCAATAACCCACTAAAAGTAGAAAGTATGAAAAAATATGGTTTAGATATTGTGGAAAGAGTTTCGCTTCAAATGGAGGCTTATAAAGAAGATGAAGCCTATCTAAAAACCAAGCAAGAAAAAATGAAACATTATTTGAACTATTAA
- the ribH gene encoding 6,7-dimethyl-8-ribityllumazine synthase, whose protein sequence is MNVFEGQLIAKDLKVGIVVARFNEFIGSKLLSGALDGLKRHGMSEEEITVAWVPGAYEIPLIAQKMAASGKYDAIITLGAVIKGATSHYDYVCAEVSKGVATAAMNTGVPVMFGVLTTDNIEQAIERAGTKAGNKGYDSAVSAIEMANLLKAI, encoded by the coding sequence ATGAACGTATTCGAAGGACAATTAATTGCTAAAGATTTAAAAGTAGGTATCGTAGTTGCACGGTTTAATGAGTTTATTGGTTCAAAATTATTGAGTGGTGCATTGGATGGGTTGAAAAGACACGGCATGTCAGAGGAAGAAATCACAGTTGCCTGGGTACCAGGAGCTTATGAAATTCCGTTAATTGCACAAAAAATGGCAGCTTCAGGAAAGTATGATGCTATTATTACTTTAGGAGCTGTGATCAAAGGAGCTACATCGCACTACGATTATGTGTGTGCTGAAGTTTCAAAAGGAGTAGCTACAGCTGCAATGAACACAGGTGTACCTGTAATGTTCGGTGTCTTAACGACAGATAACATTGAACAAGCAATTGAGCGTGCCGGTACTAAAGCTGGAAATAAAGGGTATGACTCAGCTGTTTCGGCCATTGAAATGGCTAATTTACTGAAAGCTATATAA
- a CDS encoding HAD family hydrolase, which produces MDEPRLKSTQTIVFDYDGTLQDSTANYITAFKTAYNYLVDNQKAVPKDWKDEEITKWLGYSSKDMWENFMPDLDAEYQIAASKIIGETLLKKALAKEAILYPRVLETLAYLNSKGYNLIFLSNCSNDYMKAHQQAFQLNHYFVDMYCTESFGYIPKYDIFQMFKDQYKENFLIVGDRIHDFEIGHYHNIVTIGCNYGFGTEEELQKSDIRINDIQELQEML; this is translated from the coding sequence ATGGATGAACCAAGACTAAAGAGCACTCAGACGATTGTTTTTGATTATGATGGTACTTTACAAGATAGTACGGCAAACTATATTACTGCTTTCAAAACTGCTTACAACTACTTGGTCGATAATCAAAAGGCTGTCCCAAAAGATTGGAAAGACGAAGAAATCACTAAATGGTTAGGGTATAGCAGTAAAGATATGTGGGAAAACTTTATGCCTGATTTAGATGCTGAATATCAAATAGCAGCTTCAAAAATCATAGGAGAAACCTTATTAAAAAAAGCTCTTGCAAAAGAAGCGATACTATATCCAAGAGTTTTAGAAACCTTGGCTTACTTAAACAGTAAGGGATATAACCTTATCTTTTTAAGTAATTGCAGCAATGATTATATGAAAGCACATCAGCAAGCTTTTCAGTTAAATCATTACTTCGTTGATATGTACTGTACAGAATCTTTTGGGTATATCCCTAAATATGACATCTTTCAAATGTTTAAAGATCAATATAAAGAAAACTTTCTTATTGTAGGAGATCGCATACATGACTTTGAAATTGGCCACTACCATAATATAGTTACTATAGGCTGTAACTATGGTTTTGGAACGGAGGAAGAACTGCAGAAATCAGATATAAGGATAAATGATATCCAAGAATTACAAGAAATGTTGTAA
- a CDS encoding mannose/fructose/sorbose PTS transporter subunit IIA, with amino-acid sequence MVGIILASHGEFAEGILQSGAMIFGEQENVKAITLMPSEGPEDVKAKMKTAIASFDDQDEVLFLVDLWGGTPFNQANTLFEERKDKWAIVSGLNLPMVIEAYASRLSMTSAQEIAAHVIETAKEGVRIRPEELEPAPTASAAAAPVQGSIPPGTVRGDGKIKLVLTRVDSRLLHGQVATAWTKSVLPSRILIVSDDVAKDDLRKRLIEQAAPPGVKANVVPINKMIEISKDPRFGDTKALLLFENPRDVVRAMEGGVDIKEVNVGSLAHSVGKVVVNKVLSMGQEDVKAFEEMKAKGIKFDVRKVPNDSSANMEDLLKKAKNELARAVK; translated from the coding sequence ATGGTAGGAATTATACTAGCAAGCCATGGCGAATTCGCTGAAGGCATCTTGCAATCTGGCGCAATGATTTTTGGAGAACAAGAAAATGTTAAAGCTATTACCCTTATGCCAAGTGAAGGCCCAGAAGATGTAAAAGCAAAAATGAAAACTGCAATTGCATCGTTTGACGATCAAGATGAAGTATTATTCTTAGTTGATCTATGGGGAGGTACTCCATTTAATCAAGCTAACACATTGTTTGAAGAACGCAAAGATAAATGGGCAATCGTTTCTGGATTGAATTTACCAATGGTAATTGAAGCTTATGCATCTCGTTTGTCAATGACTTCAGCTCAAGAAATTGCAGCACATGTTATTGAAACAGCAAAAGAAGGCGTAAGAATTAGACCAGAAGAATTAGAACCAGCACCAACTGCTAGTGCAGCTGCTGCACCAGTACAAGGTTCGATCCCACCAGGTACAGTAAGGGGTGACGGTAAAATCAAACTAGTTTTGACACGTGTTGATTCTCGTTTGTTGCATGGTCAAGTAGCAACAGCTTGGACAAAATCTGTGTTACCAAGTCGCATTCTTATCGTTTCAGATGATGTAGCTAAAGATGATCTTCGTAAAAGATTGATCGAACAGGCAGCACCACCGGGAGTTAAAGCTAACGTTGTTCCAATCAATAAAATGATTGAAATTTCTAAGGATCCCCGTTTTGGAGATACGAAAGCATTATTGTTATTCGAAAATCCAAGAGATGTTGTCAGAGCTATGGAAGGCGGCGTAGACATTAAAGAAGTTAACGTTGGTTCACTAGCACATTCAGTTGGTAAAGTTGTCGTTAATAAAGTTCTTTCTATGGGACAAGAAGATGTAAAAGCTTTTGAAGAGATGAAAGCAAAAGGCATTAAATTTGATGTACGTAAAGTACCAAATGATTCTAGTGCTAATATGGAAGACCTTCTTAAAAAAGCAAAAAATGAATTAGCACGTGCAGTAAAATAA
- a CDS encoding PTS mannose/fructose/sorbose transporter subunit IIC, translating into MSIISMILVILIAFLAGMEGILDEFQFHQPLVACTLIGLATGNLTAGIVLGGTLQMIALGWANIGAAVAPDAALASVASAIILVLGGQGVAGVPSAIAIAVPLAVAGLFLTMVVRTLAVPIVHLMDSAAEDGNFRKIEMLHLSAVAMQGVRIAIPAAALLFIPAQTVQSFLESMPAWLTEGMAIGGGMVVAVGYALVINMMATREVWPFFIIGFVVAAISQLTLIALGAIGVALALIYLNLSKMGGSSNGGGSSSGDPLGDILNDY; encoded by the coding sequence ATGTCTATTATATCAATGATTCTAGTAATTCTTATTGCTTTCCTAGCAGGTATGGAAGGAATCTTAGATGAATTCCAATTCCATCAACCACTAGTAGCATGTACATTAATCGGTTTAGCAACTGGTAATTTGACAGCAGGTATTGTTCTTGGCGGAACACTTCAAATGATTGCACTTGGTTGGGCAAACATTGGAGCAGCCGTAGCACCAGATGCTGCATTAGCATCAGTTGCATCAGCAATTATTTTAGTATTAGGTGGACAAGGCGTTGCCGGAGTTCCATCAGCGATCGCAATTGCGGTTCCACTTGCAGTAGCAGGACTTTTCTTAACAATGGTTGTTCGTACATTAGCTGTACCTATCGTACATTTAATGGACAGTGCAGCTGAAGATGGTAATTTCAGAAAAATCGAAATGTTACATCTATCAGCAGTAGCTATGCAAGGGGTTCGTATTGCAATTCCTGCAGCAGCACTTTTATTCATCCCAGCACAAACTGTTCAATCTTTCTTAGAGTCAATGCCAGCATGGTTAACTGAAGGTATGGCAATTGGTGGAGGAATGGTTGTTGCGGTTGGTTATGCATTAGTAATCAACATGATGGCAACAAGAGAAGTATGGCCGTTCTTCATTATCGGTTTTGTAGTAGCAGCTATTTCACAATTAACACTTATTGCTCTTGGTGCAATTGGCGTAGCTCTTGCTCTAATTTACTTGAACCTTTCTAAAATGGGAGGCTCATCAAATGGCGGCGGAAGCAGCTCAGGTGACCCACTAGGCGATATCTTAAACGATTATTAA
- a CDS encoding PTS system mannose/fructose/sorbose family transporter subunit IID, which yields MAEKIELSKKDRLSVAWRSTFIQGSWNYERMQNGGWAYAMIPAIKKLYSTQEDQAAALKRHLEFFNTHPYIASPILGVTLALEEERANGAAVDDVAIQGVKVGMMGPLAGVGDPVFWFTVRPMLGALGASLAMGGSILGPIIFFVAWNLIRWGFMWYTQELGYTAGSKITDDLSGGLLQDITKGASILGMFVLAALVQRWVSISFQPVVSEVQLDDGAFIVWNELPNGGEGVRQAFEQVNSGLALSPIKVTTLQNNLDQLIPGLAALGLTMGCMWLLKHKVNPIVIILGLFVVGILGHVIGLL from the coding sequence ATGGCAGAAAAAATCGAGTTATCAAAAAAAGATCGCTTATCCGTAGCATGGCGCTCAACGTTCATCCAAGGTTCTTGGAACTATGAACGTATGCAAAATGGTGGTTGGGCATATGCAATGATCCCAGCAATTAAAAAATTATATTCAACTCAAGAGGACCAAGCAGCAGCGTTAAAACGTCACTTGGAATTCTTTAATACTCACCCATATATTGCTTCACCAATTCTTGGAGTTACATTAGCACTTGAAGAAGAACGTGCTAATGGCGCAGCAGTTGATGATGTAGCAATTCAAGGGGTTAAAGTTGGGATGATGGGTCCTTTAGCCGGTGTTGGCGATCCAGTCTTCTGGTTTACTGTACGTCCGATGTTAGGTGCTCTAGGAGCATCATTAGCAATGGGTGGAAGTATTCTTGGACCAATCATTTTCTTCGTAGCTTGGAACCTAATTCGTTGGGGATTCATGTGGTATACACAAGAACTTGGTTATACAGCCGGTTCTAAAATCACTGATGACCTTTCAGGCGGCTTATTGCAAGATATTACAAAAGGTGCATCAATTTTAGGTATGTTCGTACTGGCTGCGCTGGTACAGCGTTGGGTATCAATTAGTTTCCAACCTGTCGTTTCCGAAGTTCAATTAGACGATGGCGCATTTATTGTATGGAATGAACTTCCTAATGGCGGTGAAGGTGTTCGCCAAGCTTTTGAACAAGTAAATTCAGGATTGGCACTTTCACCTATTAAAGTAACAACTTTACAAAACAACTTGGATCAATTGATCCCAGGTTTAGCTGCATTAGGTTTAACAATGGGTTGTATGTGGTTGCTTAAGCATAAAGTTAATCCAATCGTCATCATTCTTGGCTTATTCGTAGTCGGAATCCTTGGACATGTAATCGGACTTCTATAA
- a CDS encoding DUF956 family protein, with protein MVESINTQVDLVIDATAFTGLTDYGKIMIGDNGFEFFNARDPRKYIQIPWEEVEEVIASVVFKGKWIPRYAIKTKKSGTFTFSSKNPKKVLRAIQKYIEPSHMVQSLSFMDVMKRAAKSIFKKKK; from the coding sequence ATGGTTGAATCAATTAATACACAGGTAGACTTGGTAATAGATGCCACCGCTTTTACGGGATTAACGGATTATGGGAAAATTATGATTGGCGATAATGGGTTCGAATTTTTTAATGCCCGTGACCCTCGTAAATATATCCAAATTCCGTGGGAAGAAGTAGAAGAAGTTATCGCCTCTGTGGTATTTAAGGGGAAATGGATCCCACGTTATGCGATTAAAACGAAGAAATCAGGAACGTTTACTTTTTCTTCTAAAAATCCTAAGAAAGTTCTTCGAGCTATACAAAAATATATAGAGCCAAGTCATATGGTACAGTCCCTAAGTTTTATGGATGTTATGAAACGCGCTGCTAAATCAATTTTTAAAAAGAAAAAATAA
- a CDS encoding (deoxy)nucleoside triphosphate pyrophosphohydrolase, whose translation MKAIDVVGAIIIKNGMVLCAQRGEERSLAHMWEFPGGKIEVGETPHEALIRELREELRIEVDVQFEKFEVTSYQYDFGLVNLTTFVCSLKKGTPQLSEHSAVEWLKPVELNSLQWAPADIPAVEKLMKEKVSL comes from the coding sequence TTGAAAGCTATAGATGTTGTAGGTGCTATCATCATAAAGAATGGTATGGTTTTATGTGCACAAAGAGGAGAAGAGCGATCTTTGGCACACATGTGGGAATTTCCTGGCGGTAAAATTGAAGTCGGTGAGACGCCCCATGAGGCTTTGATTCGCGAATTAAGAGAAGAATTAAGGATCGAAGTAGATGTCCAATTTGAGAAATTTGAAGTAACTAGCTACCAGTATGATTTCGGTTTAGTAAACTTGACAACCTTTGTTTGCAGCCTGAAAAAAGGTACACCACAGTTATCTGAACATAGTGCAGTAGAATGGTTAAAGCCAGTAGAACTAAATAGCTTACAATGGGCACCAGCAGATATACCAGCAGTTGAAAAATTAATGAAAGAAAAAGTAAGCTTATGA
- a CDS encoding alpha/beta fold hydrolase, whose amino-acid sequence MRKSLLVSFLVILFGFISMGCGNEKITESVKEGQVPDASNSIDTSEINLSSSDSSEPLTPDEIDVPTLFIHGYKGSEGTFSGMVSRFEARSFGKKVLTVTVQPDGSVSETGEWQEQTNNPLILVVFADSENNEWNQADWIKAVLSYLNNMHQIDEVNLVGHSMGAVSSLRYLITYGSEGSLPTVNRFVAIGAPFNDFVTGNEEQTLDELNQNGPLVMSERYRDFAAGIQNYPKETTMLNIVGDIQDESEGDGIVPIKSGLAISHLMQTNGLEYRYEVITGLKAYHSQLHENTQVDALVADFLWDTP is encoded by the coding sequence ATGAGAAAGTCATTACTAGTTTCTTTCCTAGTTATTTTATTTGGGTTTATAAGTATGGGGTGTGGAAATGAGAAAATAACGGAGTCTGTTAAAGAAGGTCAAGTACCGGATGCATCCAATTCAATAGATACTAGTGAAATCAATCTGTCCAGTAGTGACTCGTCTGAGCCGCTGACTCCAGATGAGATAGACGTTCCAACGTTGTTTATTCACGGCTACAAAGGATCTGAAGGCACCTTCAGTGGAATGGTGTCGCGTTTTGAAGCCCGTAGTTTTGGAAAGAAAGTTTTAACGGTAACCGTTCAGCCGGATGGCAGTGTTTCTGAAACAGGTGAATGGCAAGAGCAAACGAATAACCCATTGATTCTGGTAGTATTTGCAGACAGTGAAAACAATGAATGGAACCAAGCTGATTGGATCAAAGCTGTGTTGTCCTATTTAAATAACATGCACCAAATCGATGAAGTTAATTTAGTCGGTCACTCCATGGGAGCGGTGAGCAGTTTAAGGTATCTGATTACCTACGGGAGTGAGGGCTCTCTTCCAACGGTCAATAGATTTGTTGCGATCGGTGCACCCTTTAATGACTTTGTGACAGGCAATGAAGAGCAGACTCTTGACGAGCTGAACCAGAATGGTCCTTTGGTCATGAGTGAGCGGTACAGAGATTTTGCTGCTGGTATCCAGAATTACCCTAAAGAAACGACCATGCTGAATATCGTGGGGGACATACAAGATGAATCAGAAGGAGATGGTATCGTTCCGATCAAAAGTGGACTAGCTATTAGTCATTTAATGCAAACGAATGGGCTAGAGTATCGCTACGAAGTCATTACTGGATTAAAAGCCTATCACAGTCAACTGCATGAAAATACTCAAGTAGATGCACTAGTAGCCGATTTTTTATGGGATACTCCATAA